A DNA window from Parafrankia irregularis contains the following coding sequences:
- a CDS encoding TetR/AcrR family transcriptional regulator: MTVITGDEDGGQRAPGWWGSDSALLDDEEARRRLVAATVRCVLRRGSGRIRVEEVAVEAGVSRSTVYRYFKTRDELILAVLLSRVDAAMSGVLGGLRDPRDAAGSLVAVFVDSMAMVNKDTISEALFSEGGRSAVELRELTAEPIVDAVYRHLEPLLNRWSESGQLYEDLDVRETVRWLIAVGSILMVPPWSTWSPQQQRVFVNSHVVRALVRPS, from the coding sequence ATGACGGTGATCACGGGCGACGAGGACGGGGGGCAGCGCGCACCGGGGTGGTGGGGCAGTGACAGCGCGCTGCTCGACGACGAGGAGGCGCGGCGGCGGCTTGTCGCCGCGACGGTCCGCTGTGTCCTGCGGCGTGGCTCCGGCCGGATCCGGGTCGAGGAGGTGGCGGTCGAGGCGGGCGTCTCGCGGTCCACCGTCTACCGGTATTTCAAGACCCGTGACGAGCTGATCCTCGCCGTCCTGCTCAGCCGGGTCGACGCGGCCATGAGCGGGGTGCTGGGCGGTTTGCGTGACCCGAGGGATGCGGCGGGGTCGCTCGTGGCGGTGTTCGTCGACTCGATGGCCATGGTGAACAAGGACACCATCAGTGAGGCTCTGTTCTCCGAGGGTGGCCGTTCCGCGGTGGAGCTGCGGGAACTGACCGCTGAGCCCATCGTCGACGCGGTGTACCGGCACCTGGAGCCGCTGCTGAACCGGTGGAGCGAGAGCGGCCAGCTGTACGAGGATCTGGACGTGCGCGAGACCGTTCGATGGCTGATCGCGGTCGGGTCCATCCTGATGGTGCCGCCGTGGTCCACCTGGTCGCCGCAGCAGCAGCGCGTCTTTGTGAACAGCCACGTCGTGCGCGCTCTGGTCAGGCCTTCCTGA
- a CDS encoding aldehyde dehydrogenase: MRAANEVFIGGKWVPATSERQIEVRSPSTGQVIAQVPDADTGDIQAAVTAARDAFDHGPWPGLPPAERAAIMAEFLAQLEARSDELARTITLENGTPTSLVKPGQVDNGLDVLRFYTEAAATLAVETPRAGRYSPVVVRQEPVGAVAAIVPWNVPFFLAAMKFAPALAAGCTVVLKAAPETPLHANIVAAAADAAGLPPGVLNVLAAGPSGSEQLVTHPGIDKIAFTGSTAVGRRIASLAGDQLKRVTLELGGKSAAIVLDDIDLQAAMARLMTVSLFLSGQFCTAQSRVLVSARRYDEAVERFAAITTKLRVGDPTDPATFLGPLISQRQRDKVLGYIETGRREGATLVAGGGVPAGLETGWYVEPTVFRDVTPSMRIAQEEIFGPVVAFIPYEDTDDAVAIANGTPFGLHGTVWTDDIQRGLAVARRIRSGTFGVNGLSLDPAAPFGGMKQSGLGRELGPEGLSSYLEPKTITVPAGTQLSGLPGLPGRPETSGPVTEVGEEGR, from the coding sequence ATGCGGGCGGCCAACGAGGTGTTCATCGGCGGGAAGTGGGTTCCGGCGACGTCGGAACGTCAGATCGAGGTCCGGTCGCCGAGCACCGGGCAGGTCATCGCCCAGGTCCCGGACGCGGACACGGGCGACATCCAGGCCGCGGTCACGGCCGCGCGCGACGCGTTCGACCACGGGCCGTGGCCCGGCCTGCCGCCGGCCGAACGAGCCGCGATCATGGCCGAGTTCCTGGCCCAGCTGGAGGCGCGCTCCGACGAGCTGGCGCGGACGATCACGCTGGAGAACGGCACACCCACGTCGCTGGTGAAACCCGGCCAGGTCGACAACGGCCTCGACGTCCTGCGTTTCTACACCGAGGCCGCGGCGACGCTGGCGGTGGAGACGCCGCGCGCGGGCCGCTACTCCCCCGTCGTCGTCCGCCAGGAGCCGGTCGGGGCCGTCGCCGCGATCGTTCCCTGGAACGTCCCGTTCTTCCTGGCCGCGATGAAGTTCGCCCCCGCGCTGGCCGCCGGCTGCACGGTCGTGCTCAAGGCCGCCCCCGAGACGCCGCTGCACGCGAACATCGTCGCGGCGGCCGCCGACGCCGCGGGCCTGCCGCCGGGCGTCCTGAACGTGCTCGCCGCCGGCCCGAGCGGCAGCGAGCAGCTGGTCACGCACCCGGGCATCGACAAGATCGCGTTCACCGGCAGCACCGCCGTCGGCCGGCGCATCGCGAGCCTCGCCGGCGACCAGCTCAAGCGGGTCACCCTCGAGCTCGGCGGCAAGTCCGCTGCGATCGTGCTCGACGACATCGATCTGCAGGCGGCGATGGCCCGGCTGATGACCGTGAGCCTGTTCCTGAGCGGGCAGTTCTGCACGGCCCAGTCACGCGTCCTCGTCTCCGCCCGGCGCTACGACGAGGCGGTCGAGCGGTTCGCCGCCATCACGACGAAGCTGCGGGTCGGGGACCCGACGGACCCCGCGACGTTCCTCGGCCCGCTGATCTCGCAGCGCCAGCGGGACAAGGTGCTCGGCTACATCGAGACCGGGCGGCGCGAAGGCGCCACCCTCGTCGCCGGCGGCGGGGTGCCGGCCGGCCTCGAAACCGGCTGGTACGTCGAGCCGACCGTGTTCCGTGATGTCACCCCGAGCATGCGGATCGCGCAGGAGGAGATCTTCGGGCCGGTCGTCGCGTTCATCCCCTACGAGGACACCGACGACGCGGTCGCGATCGCCAACGGGACTCCGTTCGGCCTGCACGGCACGGTGTGGACGGACGACATCCAGCGTGGGCTCGCGGTCGCGCGGCGCATCCGGAGCGGAACGTTCGGGGTCAACGGCCTGTCGCTGGACCCGGCGGCGCCGTTCGGTGGGATGAAGCAGTCCGGTCTGGGCCGGGAGCTGGGGCCCGAGGGGCTGAGCTCCTACCTGGAGCCGAAGACCATCACGGTTCCGGCCGGCACGCAGCTGTCCGGCTTGCCTGGTTTGCCAGGCCGACCCGAAACATCTGGACCAGTTACAGAGGTTGGAGAGGAGGGCCGATGA
- a CDS encoding NDMA-dependent alcohol dehydrogenase yields MVSTRAAVLHGPGQDFKIETVEIDHPRAGEVLVDLRACGLCHSDEHARTGDMPMPHYPLICGHEGAGVVEEVGPGVTSVQPGDHVALSFVPSCGACQWCRTGRAFLCNDGAKMFAIGMMTDGRIAHRLGDQPVSRYTQLGAFAERQLLAETSIVKVDPEIPFTAAALVSCGVATGFGSAVNRAEVKPGDTVAVLGIGGIGVSAVQGARIAGARQVFAVDPVEFKREQALRLGATHAFASLAEATEEIRRLTDGVMCTSVICAYSVMHSELLEPALALTAKDGTCVITAVAPITQKQADVNLFMLAMSNKQIRGCLYGSQSPRVAIPKLLDLYTAGILKLDELVTRTYTLDQVNEGYADLAAGQILRGALVF; encoded by the coding sequence ATGGTCAGTACACGCGCGGCGGTGCTCCACGGCCCCGGCCAGGATTTCAAAATCGAGACGGTCGAAATCGATCACCCGCGGGCTGGCGAGGTTCTCGTCGACCTTCGGGCCTGCGGATTGTGTCATTCCGACGAGCACGCCCGCACAGGCGACATGCCGATGCCGCACTATCCCCTGATCTGCGGCCACGAGGGCGCCGGCGTGGTGGAGGAGGTCGGCCCGGGGGTCACCTCGGTCCAGCCGGGGGACCACGTGGCGCTGTCGTTCGTACCGTCCTGCGGAGCCTGCCAGTGGTGCCGGACGGGCCGGGCCTTTCTCTGTAACGACGGCGCGAAGATGTTCGCGATCGGAATGATGACGGACGGGCGTATCGCCCACCGCCTCGGCGATCAGCCGGTCTCCCGTTACACCCAGCTGGGCGCGTTCGCCGAGCGCCAGCTGCTGGCCGAGACGTCGATCGTCAAGGTCGACCCGGAGATCCCGTTCACGGCCGCGGCGCTCGTCTCCTGCGGGGTCGCCACCGGTTTCGGTTCGGCGGTGAACCGGGCCGAGGTGAAACCGGGGGACACGGTCGCCGTCCTGGGCATCGGCGGAATCGGTGTCAGCGCGGTCCAGGGCGCGCGGATCGCCGGTGCCCGGCAGGTCTTCGCGGTCGACCCGGTCGAGTTCAAGCGCGAGCAGGCACTGCGCCTGGGGGCCACCCATGCGTTCGCCTCCCTGGCCGAGGCCACCGAGGAGATCAGGCGGCTCACCGACGGGGTCATGTGCACCTCGGTCATCTGCGCCTACTCGGTGATGCACTCCGAGCTGCTCGAACCGGCGCTCGCGCTGACCGCGAAGGACGGCACCTGCGTCATCACCGCGGTCGCACCGATCACCCAGAAACAGGCCGACGTCAACCTGTTCATGCTCGCGATGTCGAACAAGCAGATCCGCGGCTGCCTGTACGGTTCGCAGAGCCCGCGGGTGGCGATTCCGAAGCTGCTCGACCTCTACACCGCCGGCATCCTCAAACTGGACGAGCTGGTCACCCGCACCTACACCCTTGATCAGGTGAACGAGGGCTACGCTGATCTGGCGGCCGGCCAGATCCTGCGTGGCGCGCTCGTCTTCTGA
- a CDS encoding SDR family NAD(P)-dependent oxidoreductase has translation MRLQGASAIVTGGAGGLGAATVRHLVGLGVAVAIVDLDGERSAALAAELGSMTVAVPGDVTVEADVQAAIAAARSLGTLSYVINVAGGGTRPARTVARDGSPHDLETYVATMAKNAVGTFNVTRLAAAAMAANTPDEDGQRGVVVNTGSLAGLEGQAGQVAYASAKAAILGMTLPLARDLAPLGIRVCAIAPGTIGTELMRSASAELQNKLVASIIFPHRMGHPAEFALLVEAILRNPYLNGENIRLDGAQRFPAK, from the coding sequence ATGAGGTTGCAGGGCGCGTCGGCGATCGTGACCGGCGGGGCCGGCGGGCTGGGGGCGGCCACCGTCCGCCATCTCGTCGGACTGGGGGTCGCCGTGGCGATCGTCGACCTGGACGGCGAGCGCTCCGCCGCCCTCGCCGCGGAGCTCGGGAGCATGACCGTCGCCGTCCCCGGCGATGTCACCGTCGAGGCGGACGTTCAGGCGGCCATCGCCGCGGCGCGGTCGCTGGGCACCCTGTCGTACGTCATCAACGTGGCCGGCGGCGGAACCCGGCCGGCCCGCACCGTCGCCCGTGACGGCAGCCCGCACGACCTGGAGACGTACGTCGCCACCATGGCCAAGAACGCGGTCGGGACGTTCAACGTCACCCGGCTCGCCGCGGCCGCGATGGCCGCCAACACCCCCGACGAGGACGGTCAGCGCGGGGTCGTGGTGAACACCGGCTCGCTGGCCGGGCTGGAGGGCCAGGCCGGGCAGGTCGCGTACGCGTCGGCGAAGGCGGCGATCCTGGGGATGACCCTGCCGCTCGCCCGCGACCTGGCGCCGCTGGGCATCCGGGTCTGCGCCATCGCCCCGGGAACCATCGGTACGGAGCTGATGCGCAGCGCGTCCGCGGAACTGCAGAACAAGCTCGTCGCCAGCATCATCTTCCCGCACCGCATGGGCCACCCGGCGGAGTTCGCCCTGCTCGTCGAGGCGATCCTGCGCAATCCGTATCTGAACGGCGAGAACATCCGGCTCGACGGCGCACAACGATTCCCGGCCAAGTGA